In Lemur catta isolate mLemCat1 chromosome 18, mLemCat1.pri, whole genome shotgun sequence, a genomic segment contains:
- the RPSA gene encoding 40S ribosomal protein SA: MSGALDVLQMKEEDVLKFLAAGTHLGGTNLDFQMEQYIYKRKSDGIYIINLKRTWEKLLLAARAIVAIENPADVSVISSRNTGQRAVLKFAAATGATPIAGRFTPGTFTNQIQAAFREPRLLVVTDPRADHQPLTEASYVNLPTIALCNTDSPLRYVDIAIPCNNKGAHSVGLMWWMLAREVLRMRGTISREHPWEVMPDLYFYRDPEEIEKEEQAAAEKAVTKEEFQGEWTAPAPEFTATQPEVADWSEGVQVPSVPIQQFPTEDWSAQPATEDWSAAPTAQATEWVGTTTEWS; the protein is encoded by the exons ATGTCCGGAGCCCTTGACGTCCTGCAAATGAAGGAGGAGGATGTCCTTAAATTCCTTGCAGCAGGAACCCACTTAGGTGGCACCAACCTTGACTTCCAAATGGAACAGTACATCTATAAGAGGAAAAGTGATG GTATCTACATCATAAATCTGAAGAGGACCTGGGAGAAGCTTCTGTTGGCAGCTCGTGCCATTGTTGCCATTGAAAACCCTGCTGACGTCAGTGTCATATCCTCCAGGAATACTGGCCAG CGAGCTGTGCTGAAGTTTGCTGCTGCCACTGGAGCCACTCCTATTGCTGGCCGTTTCACTCCTGGAACATTCACTAACCAGATCCAGGCAGCATTCCGGGAGCCGCGTCTTCTGGTGGTTACTGACCCCAGGGCTGACCACCAGCCTCTCACAGAGGCGTCTTATGTTAACCTGCCCACCATTGCTCTGTGTAACACAGATTCTCCTCTGCGTTATGTGGACATCGCCATCCCATGCAACAACAAG GGAGCTCACTCTGTGGGTCTGATGTGGTGGATGCTGGCCCGCGAAGTTCTCCGCATGCGTGGCACCATCTCCCGTGAACACCCTTGGGAGGTCATGCCCGATCTCTACTTCTACAGAGATCCTGAAGAG attgaaaaggaagagcaGGCTGCTGCTGAGAAAGCTGTGACCAAAGAGGAATTTCAGGGTGAATGGACAGCTCCAGCTCCTGAGTTCACTGCTACGCAACCCGAGGTTGCAGACTGGTCTGAAGGCGTGCAGGTGCCCTCTGTGCCTATTCAGCAGTTCCCCACTG AAGACTGGAGCGCTCAGCCTGCCACAGAGGATTGGTCTGCAGCTCCCACTGCTCAGGCCACTGAATGGGTGGGGACAACCACTGAGTGGTCTTAA